Proteins found in one Planococcus citri chromosome 2, ihPlaCitr1.1, whole genome shotgun sequence genomic segment:
- the LOC135837076 gene encoding uncharacterized protein LOC135837076 has protein sequence MDYLQMEIDLKTYYNFIMRNSVLDANIFQLYNFVRENPNLQYLLQSVLFYISGHMTSLRSNEEFLSLPLDVFTRIIKSHSTDVPSDKQVRDVCEICAEWIHYDLESRLPHATKVANAARLRFVHFNDIKDVDFNAKLTGVAEHMKREQIAKIIHRCLMFDGEVNPAGQELPPKAVDRKQNTFIGLEENGRKKLAKLLENNYFYDIAVKVEEKIYKLHRFKLNSASGYFADIFLAESFNTDTQCAESTLHTPNKNKQYSLRDVDQTTFEMIIEYIYFEEVQLTCENITRLLKAAAADNLRIEKLFDKCVSWMNENIEEVCSKVLIIDECISRSWIKENIKEICSEVLIKPEIINAFPICSISFDVLEKLLFSSSVCCENPYKIVEICSKWVKHDVKNRYHLIPQIAVAINRIRTMEFDDHKMEAPADLNNLSEQLIRDKLWNTLSSISLQVAPATINQSKSRVKKDSSEIPVFTAYTGDRSVRILNADFNQIASFNFLPNTSSGNDAINMDFKVSATLIGDNLFVMLTAIVYLDRFYVYNLTSRKLCSLNCCLNKQIDRDCKYSLLNCRDQVYCCFDDGQILKYVVELNRWMVFSKPLLFRTIYGGRHNSVLFASSGNELYRTYYSGQTHVYIAEVFNFQRNVWLSLTDSRFTPPQATYSSPIDLISINAGDTLAVIYPSFFWVFDLKPRSWRRQISLAGETMSTSNLKPAFALVHCGDELLHVFCNKLYRWCGTNQSWVLKKDLLSRSANVTGNVLEAPRFYTIAAIHRC, from the exons ATGGATTACTTGCAAATGGAGATCGATCTGAAAACTTACTACAATTTCATAATGAGAAATTCAGTTCTGGATGCGAATATATTCCAACTATACAACTTCGTTCGAGAGAATCCAAATTTGCAGTACTTGTTACAGTCGGTTTTGTTCTACATATCTGGTCATATGACGAGTTTGCGAAGTAACGAAGAATTTTTATCCTTGCCACTCGACGTTTTTACTCGGATAATTAAATCACATTCAACAGACGTCCCATCGGATAAGCAAGTGCGTGATGTTTGTGAAATTTGCGCAGAATGGATTCATTACGATTTAGAAAGCAGACTTCCTCATGCAACGAAGGTTGCAAATGCTGCTAGACTaagatttgttcattttaacGATATAAAGGATGTGGATTTCAACGCGAAATTGACCGGTGTCGCCGAACATATGAAGCGAGAACAGATTGCGAAAATAATTCACCGGTGTTTGATGTTTGATGGCGAAGTAAATCCGG CTGGTCAAGAATTACCACCGAAAGCTGTAGACAGAAAACAAAACACCTTCATCGGTCTTGAAGAAAACGGACGAAAGAAGTTGGCAAAACTTCTAGAAAATAATTACTTCTACGATATCGCTGTCAAAGTCGAAGAAAAAATCTACAAACTTCACCGattcaaattaaattcagcTTCGGGCTACTTCGCCGACATTTTTCTCGCTGAAAGCTTCAACACAGATACTCAATGCGCCGAATCAACCCTCCACACACCGAACAAAAATAAACAGTATTCGCTGCGCGATGTCGATCAAACGACCTTTGAAATGATCATCGAGTATATCTATTTCGAAGAAGTGCAATTAACATGCGAAAATATAACTCGTCTATTGAAAGCTGCCGCTGCCGAtaatttgagaattgaaaaattattcgataaatGTGTATCGTGGATGAATGAGAATATCGAAGAAGTTTGTTCCAAAGTGCTGATAATTGACGAATGTATTTCTAGATCATGGATCAAGGAAAATATCAAAGAAATTTGTTCAGAAGTTTTAATCAAACCTGAAATAATCAACGCGTTCCCGATCTGCTCGATTTCTTTCGATGTGTTGGAGAAATTACTCTTTTCGTCTTCTGTGTGCTGTGAAAATCCGTATAAAATCGTCGAAATATGTTCCAAATGGGTTAAGCATGATGTAAAAAATCGATATCATCTGATACCACAAATCGCCGTTGCTATTAATCGCATTCGCACGATGGAGTTCGATGATCATAAAATGGAAGCACCTGCCGATTTAAACAACCTCTCAGAGCAATTGATCCGAGATAAATTATGGAATACCTTAAGTTCGATTTCGCTGCAGGTTGCTCCTGCTACAATCAATCAGTCGAAGAGTCGAGTTAAGAAGGATTCTTCCGAAATACCTGTGTTTACAGCGTACACCGGTGACAGGTCCGTTCGTATTCTAAATGCTGATTTCAATCAAATCGCATCGTTTAATTTCCTCCCAAATACGTCCAGCGGAAACGATGCTATAAATATGGACTTCAAAGTATCCGCGACCTTAATCGGAGACAATTTATTCGTTATGTTGACTGCGATTGTTTATCTTGATAGGTTTTACGTGTACAATTTAACTTCGAGAAAATTATGCTCTTTGAATTGCTGCCTAAATAAGCAGATCGATCGTGATTGCAAGTACTCGCTGTTGAATTGTCGCGACCAAGTTTACTGTTGTTTTGACGATGGTCAAATATTGAAGTATGTGGTCGAATTGAACCGCTGGATGGTATTTTCAAAGCCGTTGCTATTCCGAACTATTTATGGAGGTAGGCATAATAGCGTACTATTCGCCAGCAGTGGGAATGAATTGTATAGAACGTATTACAGTGGGCAGACACATGTTTACATTGCGgaagtattcaattttcaacgaaacGTTTGGCTGTCTTTGACAGACTCGCGATTTACACCGCCCCAAGCAACTTATAGTTCTCCGATCGATCTAATCAGCATTAATGCAGGTGATACGCTCGCTGTGATATACCCTTCATTCTTCTGGGTATTTGACCTAAAGCCAAGATCATGGCGGCGTCAGATCTCCTTAGCAGGCGAAACTATGTCTACGTCAAATCTGAAGCCAGCTTTTGCCTTAGTTCACTGTGGAGACGAACTTTTGCATGTGTTCTGCAACAAATTGTATCGTTGGTGTGGTACAAATCAAAGCTGGGTGTTGAAAAAGGATTTACTTTCGAGATCTGCAAACGTAACCGGTAATGTTTTGGAAGCGCCTCGCTTTTATACTATTGCTGCCATTCATAGGTGTTGA